The Flavobacterium jumunjinense genome includes a region encoding these proteins:
- a CDS encoding reprolysin-like metallopeptidase: MKQKFLLIAAIAITSFSFAQNGETFWKKTTKSDAQVFENKSSLSNTSLFNLDINSLKQSIRSVSKRVNFNESSNTIISIPNRDGKMERFSVLENSNMEQDLANRYPEIKSYVGYGIDNPTATVYFSISPLGFQSMTLYADKSAEFIEPYTKDLKTYTVYRKADRKAAFSKFECSVVEHANNKAASDAAARPNADDSKLRTFRLAMSVTGEYSSHFGGTKALALAAINTTMTRVNGVFEKDFSARMVLISNTDDVIYTNASTDPYTTSYNSQLQSTLTSVIGDSNYDVGHLLTKAGNNGNAGCIGCVCNSGKGSGFTSSTIPEGDNFDIDYVAHEIGHQFGANHTFSMSNEGTGVNMEPGSGSTIMGYAGITGQDVQPHSDAYFHSASIQQVTNNIKSKTCPTVTNTGNTVPTADAGSDFTIPKSTPFILSGSGTDANGDALTYIWEQFDNAASSATGASSAASATRTSGPTFRSYNPTTTPTRMFPRLESVLANSSTTTGAEITVEALPSVARTMNFRFTVRDNRAGGSANNSDDMVVTVNSTAGPFTVSSPNTAVSYPGNSSQTITWNVAGTTANGVNCANVDILLSTDGGNNFNTVLLAGTPNDGSQSVTIPNTPGNQNRIMIKGTNHIFFDISNSNFTITQGSGNDTTAPSAPTNLTAAGTTQTTTNLSWTASTDNVAVTGYDVFQGGTQIGTATTTTFAVTGLSPGTTYNFTVKAKDAAGNISGTSNTATITTLTGTTDPTYCDSKGNSVNDEYIGRVQFNTIDNTSNGGNGYTNFTSISTSVSKGTSYNITITPTWTGTVYSEGYAVWIDYNKDGDFTDANELAWSKAASQTTPVTGSFIIPTSAITGTTRMRVSMKYNGVPTSCEAFSYGEVEDYSVNIGTSVPDTTAPSAPTLSASGTTQTSTTLSWTASTDNVGVTGYNVYQAGTQIGTATTTTYSVTGLTSATTYAFTVKAKDAAGNLSATSNTASVTTLSNSVTYCTSQGNNTNDERIAKVEYGSINNSSSGTTGYEDFTAITTSVSRGTSQTITITPLWTGTVYSEGYAVWIDFNQDGDFTDTGEQVITIGATKNTPVSGSISIPTNANLGATRMRVSMKYNGTPTSCESFTYGQVEDYTINITASTRDNEETTSLALENEVVIYPNPTTSLLNISSISNNATYKVHSLLGQTVLSGKIANNSIDVSRLNAGNYIIEITDNENTISKQFIKQ; the protein is encoded by the coding sequence ATGAAACAAAAATTTCTTTTAATTGCAGCAATTGCAATTACAAGTTTCTCGTTTGCGCAAAACGGAGAAACTTTTTGGAAAAAAACCACAAAGAGCGATGCTCAGGTTTTTGAAAACAAAAGCTCACTATCAAACACCAGCCTATTTAACTTAGACATCAACAGTCTTAAACAAAGCATTAGAAGTGTTTCCAAAAGAGTTAATTTTAATGAAAGCTCAAACACCATCATCTCAATTCCGAATAGGGATGGCAAAATGGAACGTTTCTCCGTATTGGAAAACTCAAACATGGAACAAGATCTAGCAAATAGATATCCTGAAATTAAATCTTATGTTGGATACGGCATTGACAATCCAACTGCTACAGTGTATTTTAGCATATCTCCTTTAGGCTTTCAATCGATGACTTTATACGCAGACAAATCTGCCGAATTTATCGAACCTTATACTAAAGATTTAAAAACATATACAGTATACCGAAAAGCAGATCGAAAAGCTGCATTTTCAAAATTTGAATGTAGTGTTGTTGAACACGCAAACAATAAAGCAGCTTCAGATGCAGCAGCTCGCCCAAATGCTGACGACTCTAAACTAAGAACATTTCGCTTAGCAATGTCAGTTACAGGAGAATACTCTTCTCATTTTGGAGGAACAAAAGCACTTGCATTAGCTGCAATAAACACTACAATGACTCGTGTAAATGGTGTTTTTGAAAAAGATTTCAGTGCAAGAATGGTCTTAATTTCTAACACAGATGACGTAATCTACACTAACGCATCAACCGATCCTTACACTACAAGCTACAACAGTCAACTGCAAAGCACATTAACTTCGGTTATTGGAGATTCCAACTATGATGTCGGTCATTTATTAACAAAAGCTGGCAATAATGGAAATGCTGGATGTATTGGTTGTGTCTGCAATTCAGGAAAAGGAAGTGGTTTCACATCAAGTACAATCCCTGAAGGAGATAATTTCGACATCGACTATGTTGCTCATGAAATTGGACATCAGTTTGGAGCAAATCATACATTTTCCATGAGCAATGAAGGAACAGGTGTAAATATGGAACCTGGTTCTGGCTCAACTATCATGGGGTATGCTGGAATTACTGGTCAGGATGTACAACCACATTCTGATGCTTATTTTCATTCTGCAAGTATTCAACAAGTAACAAACAATATCAAATCTAAAACTTGCCCAACAGTAACTAACACTGGAAACACAGTACCAACTGCTGATGCGGGAAGCGATTTTACAATCCCAAAAAGCACTCCTTTCATTCTTAGTGGCTCAGGAACCGATGCCAATGGAGATGCTTTAACATACATCTGGGAACAATTTGATAACGCAGCAAGTTCTGCTACAGGAGCAAGTTCTGCTGCAAGTGCAACAAGAACGTCTGGACCAACATTTAGATCATACAACCCTACAACTACACCAACAAGAATGTTCCCAAGACTAGAAAGTGTTTTAGCAAACTCTTCTACAACAACAGGAGCAGAAATCACAGTTGAAGCTCTTCCTTCAGTTGCTAGAACAATGAATTTTAGATTTACAGTAAGAGACAACAGAGCTGGTGGTTCAGCAAACAACAGTGACGACATGGTTGTTACAGTAAATAGTACAGCAGGACCTTTTACAGTTTCTTCACCAAATACAGCAGTTTCTTACCCTGGAAATTCATCTCAAACAATAACATGGAACGTCGCTGGAACGACAGCAAATGGAGTAAATTGTGCTAATGTTGACATATTGCTATCTACAGATGGAGGAAACAATTTCAACACTGTACTATTAGCTGGAACTCCAAATGATGGATCGCAATCTGTTACAATTCCTAACACACCAGGAAATCAAAACAGAATCATGATTAAAGGAACAAATCATATTTTCTTTGACATTTCTAATTCTAATTTTACAATTACTCAAGGTAGTGGAAATGACACAACTGCTCCTTCAGCGCCAACAAATCTTACAGCTGCTGGAACAACACAAACAACAACGAATCTTTCTTGGACTGCATCAACTGATAATGTTGCAGTAACTGGATATGACGTATTTCAAGGAGGAACTCAAATTGGAACAGCTACTACTACAACATTTGCAGTTACAGGATTAAGCCCTGGAACTACTTACAATTTTACTGTAAAAGCTAAAGATGCTGCTGGAAATATTTCAGGCACAAGTAATACCGCAACTATAACAACTTTAACTGGAACAACAGATCCGACATATTGTGATTCTAAAGGAAACAGTGTAAACGATGAATACATAGGACGAGTTCAATTCAATACAATTGACAACACTTCTAATGGAGGTAATGGCTATACAAATTTCACAAGTATCTCAACGAGCGTAAGCAAAGGAACTTCATACAACATTACTATAACTCCTACATGGACAGGTACTGTATACAGCGAAGGATATGCGGTATGGATAGACTACAATAAGGATGGAGATTTTACAGATGCCAATGAGTTAGCTTGGAGCAAAGCTGCAAGTCAAACTACACCAGTAACAGGAAGCTTCATAATTCCTACATCTGCAATTACAGGCACTACAAGAATGAGAGTTTCAATGAAATACAATGGAGTTCCAACTTCATGTGAAGCATTTTCATACGGAGAGGTAGAAGATTACTCTGTAAACATTGGAACATCAGTACCAGACACTACAGCTCCATCAGCACCAACATTATCTGCTTCAGGTACAACTCAGACATCAACAACTTTATCTTGGACAGCGTCAACTGACAATGTAGGCGTAACAGGTTATAACGTTTACCAAGCAGGAACACAAATAGGTACCGCAACGACAACAACATATTCAGTAACAGGCTTAACATCTGCAACAACATACGCATTTACAGTAAAAGCAAAAGACGCTGCTGGAAATCTTTCAGCAACAAGCAACACAGCATCTGTAACTACTCTTTCTAACTCAGTTACATATTGTACCTCACAAGGAAACAATACAAACGACGAAAGAATTGCCAAAGTTGAATATGGAAGTATCAATAATTCATCATCAGGTACAACTGGCTATGAAGACTTTACAGCTATCACAACATCTGTATCAAGAGGAACTTCACAAACAATTACAATCACTCCTTTATGGACTGGAACTGTTTACAGCGAAGGATACGCCGTTTGGATTGATTTCAATCAAGATGGTGACTTCACTGATACAGGAGAACAAGTTATAACAATTGGAGCTACAAAAAACACCCCTGTTAGCGGTTCAATATCTATTCCTACAAATGCGAATTTAGGAGCAACAAGAATGAGAGTTTCAATGAAATACAACGGAACCCCAACTTCTTGTGAATCTTTCACTTACGGACAAGTAGAGGATTACACAATAAACATTACAGCTTCTACTAGAGACAATGAAGAAACTACCTCATTAGCTTTAGAAAATGAAGTAGTTATTTATCCTAACCCGACAACCAGCTTGTTAAATATCAGTTCAATATCCAACAACGCAACCTATAAAGTACACAGTTTACTAGGACAAACTGTCTTAAGCGGAAAAATAGCGAACAACTCTATAGATGTTTCCAGATTAAATGCTGGAAATTACATTATTGAGATTACAGATAACGAGAATACAATAAGTAAACAGTTTATAAAACAATAA
- the accB gene encoding acetyl-CoA carboxylase biotin carboxyl carrier protein, with translation MDIREIQNLIKFVAKSGATEVKLEMDDFKITIKTTNEGPEATTTYVQQVPVSAALPQASAPQPVAPTAPATPAAPVEEDNSKFVTVKSPIIGTLYRKPAPDKPVFVEVGDTISKGDVVCVIEAMKLFNEIESEVSGKIVKVLVDDSSPVEFDQPLFLVDPS, from the coding sequence ATGGATATTAGAGAAATTCAAAACCTAATTAAATTTGTAGCTAAATCAGGTGCTACAGAAGTGAAATTAGAAATGGATGATTTTAAAATCACCATAAAAACTACAAACGAAGGGCCAGAAGCAACTACAACTTATGTTCAACAAGTTCCTGTTTCTGCTGCATTGCCTCAGGCTTCAGCCCCTCAGCCAGTTGCTCCTACAGCACCAGCTACACCAGCTGCACCAGTAGAAGAAGATAACTCAAAATTCGTTACTGTTAAATCACCAATAATTGGAACCTTATATAGAAAGCCAGCTCCAGACAAGCCTGTTTTTGTTGAGGTAGGAGATACAATTTCTAAAGGAGATGTTGTTTGTGTTATTGAAGCAATGAAGTTATTTAACGAAATTGAGTCTGAAGTATCAGGTAAAATTGTTAAAGTATTAGTTGATGATTCTTCTCCAGTAGAGTTTGATCAACCATTGTTTTTAGTAGATCCGTCTTAA
- the rpmF gene encoding 50S ribosomal protein L32 — translation MAHPKRKISKTRRDKRRTHYKASVPQIATCPITGEAHLYHRAYWHEGKMYYRGQVVIDKAVAVA, via the coding sequence ATGGCACATCCTAAGAGAAAAATCTCCAAAACAAGAAGAGACAAGAGAAGAACACATTACAAAGCATCTGTACCACAAATCGCTACATGTCCAATCACTGGAGAAGCGCATTTATATCATAGAGCTTACTGGCATGAAGGAAAAATGTATTACAGAGGTCAGGTTGTAATTGATAAAGCAGTAGCAGTAGCTTAA
- a CDS encoding beta-ketoacyl-ACP synthase III — MNKITAAITAVGSYVPDYVLSNKVLEELVETNDEWITSRTGIKERRLLKEEGQGTSFLAIKAAQNLIEKAQIDPKEIDLVIMATATPDLLVASTGVYVATQIGAINAFSYDLQAACSSFLYGISAASAYIESGRYKKVLLIGADKMSSIIDYTDRATCIIFGDGAGAVLFEPNSEGLGLQDEILKSDGIGREFLKIEAGGSILPPSEETVKNKQHYVFQDGKTVFKYAVSGMADVSEKIMQRNNLSHDDVSWLVAHQANKRIIDATANRMGIDEEKVLINIHRYGNTTSATLPLLLSDFESQLKKGDNIIFAAFGGGFTWGAVYLKWAYDKK; from the coding sequence ATGAATAAAATTACAGCCGCGATTACAGCAGTAGGCTCTTATGTGCCTGACTATGTGTTGTCTAATAAGGTATTGGAAGAGCTAGTTGAAACCAATGACGAATGGATTACTTCTAGAACAGGAATAAAAGAAAGAAGATTATTAAAGGAAGAAGGTCAAGGAACTTCGTTTTTAGCTATAAAAGCTGCTCAAAATTTAATTGAGAAAGCACAAATTGATCCTAAAGAGATTGATTTGGTTATTATGGCTACCGCAACACCAGATTTACTTGTTGCCTCGACGGGTGTTTATGTAGCAACTCAAATTGGGGCTATTAATGCTTTCTCTTATGATTTGCAAGCAGCTTGTTCAAGTTTTTTATATGGTATTTCAGCAGCTTCAGCTTATATTGAATCTGGACGATATAAAAAAGTATTATTGATTGGAGCAGATAAAATGTCTTCTATCATAGATTATACAGATAGAGCAACTTGCATTATTTTTGGTGATGGAGCTGGTGCAGTATTGTTCGAGCCTAACAGCGAAGGATTAGGATTGCAAGATGAGATACTGAAAAGCGATGGAATTGGAAGAGAATTCTTAAAGATCGAAGCAGGAGGTTCTATTTTGCCACCTTCAGAAGAAACGGTAAAAAACAAACAACATTATGTTTTCCAAGATGGAAAGACAGTATTTAAATATGCTGTTTCTGGAATGGCTGATGTAAGTGAAAAAATTATGCAACGTAATAATCTTTCGCATGATGATGTAAGCTGGTTAGTGGCACATCAAGCAAATAAAAGAATTATTGATGCAACTGCAAACAGAATGGGTATAGATGAAGAAAAAGTCTTGATTAATATTCATCGTTATGGAAATACTACTTCCGCAACTTTACCATTACTGTTGTCTGATTTTGAAAGTCAATTAAAAAAAGGAGATAATATCATTTTTGCTGCATTTGGAGGTGGATTCACTTGGGGTGCAGTTTATTTAAAATGGGCATATGACAAAAAATAA
- the accC gene encoding acetyl-CoA carboxylase biotin carboxylase subunit, producing the protein MFKKILIANRGEIALRVIRTCKEMGIKTVAVYSTADAESLHVRFADEAVCIGPPASSLSYLKMANIISAAEITNADAIHPGYGFLSENAKFSKICQEHGIKFIGASPEMIDKMGDKASAKATMKAAGVPCVPGSDGLLESFEQTQKLAKEMGYPVMLKATAGGGGKGMRAVWKEADLLKAWESARQESAAAFGNDGMYMEKLIEEPRHIEIQVIGDSFGKACHLSERDCSVQRRHQKLTEETPSPFMTDELRNAMGEAAVKAAEFIKYEGAGTVEFLVDKHRNFYFMEMNTRIQVEHPITEQVIDYDLIREQIMVAAGIPISGKNYFPMLHSIECRINAEDPYNDFRPSPGKITTLHTPGGHGVRLDTHVYSGYTIPPNYDSMIAKLITTAQTREEAINKMKRALDEFVIEGIKTTIPFHRQLMEEPDYVAGNYTTKFMESFVMKDRVEE; encoded by the coding sequence ATGTTTAAAAAAATATTAATTGCAAATCGTGGGGAAATTGCTCTCCGTGTTATTAGAACTTGTAAAGAGATGGGCATTAAAACGGTAGCTGTTTATTCTACTGCTGATGCTGAAAGTTTACATGTTAGATTTGCTGATGAAGCAGTTTGTATTGGTCCTCCTGCGAGTAGTTTGTCGTATTTAAAAATGGCAAATATTATATCTGCTGCAGAGATAACAAATGCTGATGCTATACATCCAGGTTATGGTTTCTTGTCTGAAAATGCAAAATTTTCAAAAATATGTCAAGAACACGGAATTAAATTTATTGGAGCTTCTCCAGAAATGATTGATAAAATGGGAGATAAGGCTTCTGCAAAAGCGACAATGAAAGCTGCAGGAGTTCCATGTGTTCCTGGTTCAGATGGTTTATTGGAGTCTTTTGAACAAACTCAGAAGTTAGCTAAAGAGATGGGGTATCCTGTAATGCTTAAGGCTACTGCTGGAGGTGGAGGAAAAGGGATGCGTGCTGTTTGGAAAGAAGCAGATTTGTTAAAAGCATGGGAAAGTGCTCGTCAAGAGTCTGCTGCTGCTTTTGGTAATGATGGGATGTATATGGAAAAGCTTATTGAGGAGCCACGTCATATTGAAATACAAGTTATAGGAGATTCATTCGGTAAAGCATGTCATTTATCGGAAAGAGATTGTTCTGTGCAACGTCGTCATCAAAAATTAACAGAAGAAACTCCTTCTCCGTTTATGACGGATGAGTTGCGTAACGCAATGGGGGAGGCTGCTGTTAAAGCTGCGGAATTTATCAAATATGAAGGAGCAGGAACAGTTGAGTTTTTGGTTGATAAGCATAGAAATTTCTATTTTATGGAAATGAATACGCGTATCCAAGTTGAACACCCTATTACGGAGCAAGTTATTGATTATGATTTAATTCGTGAGCAAATAATGGTTGCAGCTGGAATTCCAATATCTGGTAAAAATTATTTCCCAATGCTCCATTCTATTGAGTGTCGTATTAATGCGGAAGACCCTTATAATGATTTTAGACCATCTCCAGGTAAAATAACAACATTACATACTCCTGGAGGGCACGGTGTGCGTTTAGATACTCATGTGTATTCTGGTTATACAATTCCTCCTAACTATGATTCAATGATAGCGAAGTTGATTACAACTGCTCAAACTAGAGAAGAAGCAATCAATAAAATGAAAAGAGCTTTAGATGAGTTTGTAATCGAGGGGATAAAGACAACAATTCCTTTTCATAGGCAATTGATGGAAGAACCAGATTATGTTGCTGGAAATTATACAACAAAATTTATGGAGTCTTTTGTGATGAAAGATAGAGTAGAAGAATAA
- a CDS encoding YceD family protein: MKKLKEYLIQFAGLKLGKHQFDYQLDNSFFGCFDYDEFNEVNIDVVLILEKKNTMLELNFDYNGVVNIPCDLTNELFDLPVKGKLKLIVTFGEEFNNENEELLVLPHGEFQVDVSQYIYEGIVLSVPVKRIHPGVKDGSLKSEALETLEKLAPKVEEQEQENIDPRWENLKKLLTDK; this comes from the coding sequence ATGAAGAAATTAAAAGAGTATTTGATTCAGTTTGCTGGATTGAAATTAGGAAAGCATCAGTTTGATTATCAGTTAGATAATTCGTTCTTTGGTTGCTTTGATTATGACGAGTTTAATGAGGTTAATATCGATGTTGTTCTGATTTTAGAAAAAAAGAATACAATGCTTGAGCTTAACTTTGATTATAATGGAGTCGTAAATATACCTTGTGATTTGACAAATGAGTTGTTTGATTTACCTGTTAAAGGAAAATTAAAACTGATTGTTACTTTTGGCGAGGAATTTAATAATGAAAATGAAGAGTTGCTTGTTTTGCCTCATGGTGAGTTTCAAGTTGATGTTTCACAATATATATATGAAGGCATAGTCCTTTCTGTTCCGGTAAAAAGAATTCATCCAGGAGTGAAAGATGGAAGTTTAAAATCCGAAGCATTGGAAACATTAGAGAAATTGGCACCAAAAGTAGAAGAACAAGAACAAGAAAATATTGACCCTAGATGGGAAAATTTAAAAAAACTATTAACGGATAAATAA
- a CDS encoding S9 family peptidase, whose amino-acid sequence MKKIALILFSMAGLSTTAQEQMTPELLWQLGRISPLGISNDNKSIIYKVSIPSIKENNSKSKYYLLPIEGGTPVEIKEYKELLSDKNKSSNGNWTLTHKEIKIQSVNGKDFYPSLDKSDVKIYDALDYRHWDTYNDGNHNHVFISNNKNEEVDIMKDEPFDCPQKPFGGDEDYIWSPEGNKIIYVSKKKVGTSYAISTNTDLFEYDISSKTTTNLTEKYTGYDVAPQFSPNGDLSWLQMKRDGYEADKNDIIVRLKGFDSNLTINWDGTVDSFTWSKDGKKIFFLAPVGGTKQLFEVNFPGLTKIAPIVKQLTMGQFDVNQIIEINENRAIITRSDMNHANEIFSYDLKKKDWKQMTNINTAIYSKLTLPKVEKRMVKTTDGKEMLVWVILPPDFDPKKKYPTLLYCQGGPQGALSQFYSYRWNFQVMASQGYIIVAPNRRGMPGHGVKWNEQISKDWGGQVMDDYLSAIDNISKEAYVDKDRIGAVGASYGGYSVFYLAGIHKNRFKTFIAHAGIFNMQSMYGTTEEVFFTNWDMGGSYWDKDNKLAQKSYNEFNPINLVNNWNTPIFIIQGAKDYRVPIGQSQEAFQAAQLKGIKSRFMLFPEENHWILKPQNGLVWQNEFFKWLKETL is encoded by the coding sequence ATGAAAAAAATAGCATTAATCTTATTTAGCATGGCTGGATTATCCACAACCGCACAAGAACAAATGACACCTGAACTGCTTTGGCAACTTGGAAGAATTTCTCCTTTAGGAATATCTAATGATAATAAAAGTATCATCTACAAAGTATCAATACCTTCTATAAAAGAAAATAATTCTAAATCAAAATATTACTTATTACCAATTGAAGGCGGCACTCCAGTTGAAATAAAAGAGTACAAAGAACTACTTTCCGATAAAAACAAATCTAGCAATGGCAATTGGACTTTAACTCATAAAGAAATCAAAATACAAAGCGTAAACGGAAAAGACTTTTATCCTTCGCTAGATAAAAGCGATGTTAAAATTTATGATGCTTTAGATTATCGTCATTGGGACACCTATAATGACGGAAATCATAATCATGTTTTTATTTCTAATAATAAAAACGAAGAAGTTGACATCATGAAAGACGAACCGTTTGATTGCCCACAAAAACCATTTGGAGGTGATGAAGATTACATTTGGTCTCCTGAAGGCAACAAAATCATCTATGTATCAAAAAAGAAGGTCGGAACATCTTATGCAATTAGCACTAATACCGATTTATTCGAATATGATATTTCTTCTAAAACAACAACAAATTTAACCGAAAAGTATACGGGTTATGATGTTGCTCCTCAATTTTCACCAAACGGAGATTTATCATGGCTACAAATGAAGCGCGACGGCTATGAAGCTGATAAAAACGATATCATCGTTCGACTTAAAGGTTTTGACTCCAATCTTACCATAAATTGGGATGGAACAGTTGATAGTTTCACTTGGAGCAAAGACGGAAAAAAAATCTTTTTCTTAGCACCAGTTGGCGGTACAAAACAGCTTTTTGAAGTTAACTTTCCAGGATTAACAAAAATCGCACCAATAGTAAAACAGCTAACAATGGGGCAATTTGATGTAAATCAAATTATCGAAATTAATGAAAATAGAGCTATCATTACAAGAAGCGATATGAATCATGCCAATGAAATTTTTAGTTATGATTTAAAAAAGAAAGACTGGAAACAAATGACCAATATCAATACAGCTATCTATTCAAAATTGACATTACCGAAAGTTGAAAAAAGAATGGTAAAAACTACTGATGGAAAAGAGATGCTTGTTTGGGTTATTTTACCGCCAGATTTTGATCCTAAAAAGAAATATCCAACATTACTATATTGTCAAGGCGGACCACAAGGAGCATTGTCTCAATTTTATTCTTATCGCTGGAACTTTCAAGTCATGGCATCTCAAGGCTATATTATAGTTGCTCCAAACAGAAGAGGAATGCCAGGACATGGTGTAAAATGGAACGAACAAATTAGTAAAGATTGGGGCGGACAAGTAATGGATGATTATTTAAGTGCAATAGATAACATTTCGAAAGAAGCATACGTAGACAAAGATAGAATTGGAGCAGTGGGCGCAAGTTATGGAGGCTATTCGGTATTTTATTTAGCAGGGATTCATAAGAACAGATTCAAAACATTTATAGCTCATGCAGGAATTTTCAACATGCAAAGCATGTATGGAACAACCGAAGAAGTTTTCTTCACCAACTGGGATATGGGAGGTTCATATTGGGACAAAGACAATAAACTTGCTCAAAAATCATATAATGAATTTAACCCTATCAATCTTGTTAACAATTGGAACACCCCTATTTTTATAATACAAGGAGCAAAAGATTACCGTGTACCAATTGGACAAAGTCAAGAAGCTTTCCAAGCTGCTCAACTAAAAGGGATTAAAAGTAGATTTATGCTATTCCCTGAAGAAAATCATTGGATATTAAAACCACAAAATGGCTTAGTTTGGCAAAATGAATTTTTTAAATGGCTAAAAGAAACACTTTAA
- a CDS encoding dicarboxylate/amino acid:cation symporter, which translates to MKKLALHWQILLGMVMGVLFAIMVINVGVPKEENVLFAQENKIEWLKLLSEKTKVEGELSETKSHFDSKKMSFNEFYTKKEELESSIRILSDKIKKVESNIVIPESKGRNFIRNWIKPFGNIFINLLKLIAVPLILASLIKGVSDLKDISKLSKMGGRTIGLYILTTVFAVSIGLTVVNIIKPGSYISEETRTELVGSYSNDANSKIEAAENQKKAGPLQALEDIVPSNIIGASADNGNMLQVIFFAIFFGIALILIPTELATPVKAFFDGFNEAILKMIDIIMLAAPFGVFALLASLVAESPSFDLFKALGMYGLTVVFGLALLIVFYLFLVRILTKKNHNFFLNGIAPAQLLAFSTSSSAATLPVTMERVVDNLGVDDEVASFVLPIGATINMDGTSLYQAVAAVFIAQAFGMELSFGVQLGIIATATLASIGSAAVPGAGMVMLVIVLAQAGIPEAGLALIFAIDRPLDMCRTTVNVTGDAAVSMIVAKSVDKLE; encoded by the coding sequence ATGAAGAAATTAGCGTTGCATTGGCAAATATTATTGGGAATGGTAATGGGAGTTTTGTTTGCTATAATGGTGATTAATGTTGGAGTACCTAAAGAAGAAAATGTTTTATTTGCACAAGAAAATAAAATTGAATGGTTGAAGCTTTTGTCTGAAAAAACAAAAGTTGAAGGAGAGCTTTCAGAAACAAAATCTCATTTTGATTCAAAAAAAATGAGTTTTAATGAGTTTTATACTAAAAAAGAAGAATTAGAATCAAGTATTAGGATTTTAAGTGATAAAATTAAAAAAGTTGAATCTAATATTGTAATTCCAGAATCTAAAGGAAGAAATTTTATAAGAAACTGGATAAAACCATTTGGAAATATATTTATTAATTTATTAAAATTAATTGCTGTTCCTTTGATATTAGCTTCATTAATAAAAGGAGTTTCTGATTTAAAAGATATTTCTAAGCTTTCAAAAATGGGTGGAAGAACAATCGGACTTTATATTCTTACAACTGTCTTTGCTGTTTCAATTGGTTTAACTGTTGTTAATATAATAAAGCCGGGGAGTTATATTTCTGAAGAAACAAGAACAGAATTAGTTGGTAGTTATTCAAATGATGCTAATTCTAAAATTGAAGCTGCGGAAAATCAAAAAAAAGCAGGTCCATTGCAAGCTTTGGAAGATATAGTTCCAAGTAATATAATTGGGGCTTCTGCGGATAATGGAAATATGTTGCAGGTAATATTTTTTGCTATTTTCTTTGGTATTGCATTAATATTAATACCTACAGAATTGGCAACTCCAGTTAAAGCATTTTTTGATGGTTTTAACGAAGCTATTTTAAAAATGATAGATATAATAATGCTTGCTGCTCCCTTTGGAGTTTTTGCATTGTTAGCGTCTTTAGTAGCAGAATCTCCAAGTTTTGACTTGTTTAAAGCCCTTGGGATGTATGGATTAACTGTTGTTTTTGGTTTGGCTCTTTTGATTGTTTTTTATCTGTTCTTGGTTAGAATTTTGACTAAGAAAAATCATAATTTTTTCCTTAATGGTATAGCTCCAGCTCAATTATTAGCATTTTCTACTAGTTCGTCAGCAGCTACACTTCCAGTTACAATGGAAAGAGTTGTTGATAATTTAGGTGTTGATGATGAAGTTGCTAGTTTTGTATTACCAATTGGTGCAACAATTAATATGGATGGTACTAGTTTATATCAAGCAGTTGCTGCCGTTTTTATTGCACAAGCTTTCGGAATGGAGTTGAGTTTTGGAGTGCAATTAGGTATAATTGCAACGGCAACTTTAGCTTCAATCGGTAGTGCAGCAGTTCCTGGTGCAGGAATGGTAATGCTAGTTATTGTTTTGGCACAAGCTGGAATTCCTGAGGCTGGTTTGGCATTAATTTTCGCAATTGATAGACCTTTAGATATGTGTAGAACTACAGTAAACGTTACAGGTGATGCTGCTGTTTCTATGATTGTTGCAAAGTCTGTTGATAAACTAGAATAA